One Actinosynnema pretiosum DNA segment encodes these proteins:
- a CDS encoding glycosyltransferase → MRVLFAALASPGHTFPMIPLAVATREAGHEVHFAAGEGVHAALAAQDLRPFRPADAFYELYPEDLEPELARLEPDLVVHGWGVPGAAVAAERAGIPALWHGFGRMFDEGIGFDRPFGTGRPHLDVCPPSLQDKEFMASERRVELRPVALPEPGAVPERDASKPLVYLTLGTAFATAGLLSTAVRALAGVGAQVVVSTGRVHPQELGPLPEGVTAHEWVSQGALLPHASVVVHHGGSGTTLASLATGVPQLFLPQGADQFSNADAVSAAGAGVALRGEQVTAEAITASVRKLLSPKDGAGHREAARAIAEEIAGMPAPSEVARQLPELAAS, encoded by the coding sequence AGTCCACTTCGCGGCGGGGGAGGGCGTGCACGCGGCGCTGGCGGCGCAGGACCTGCGACCGTTCCGGCCCGCCGACGCCTTCTACGAGCTGTACCCGGAGGACCTGGAACCGGAGCTCGCCCGCCTGGAGCCCGACCTGGTCGTGCACGGCTGGGGGGTGCCCGGCGCGGCGGTCGCCGCCGAGCGCGCGGGCATCCCCGCGCTGTGGCACGGGTTCGGCCGCATGTTCGACGAGGGCATCGGGTTCGACCGGCCGTTCGGCACCGGGAGGCCGCACCTGGACGTCTGCCCGCCGTCCTTGCAGGACAAGGAGTTCATGGCGAGCGAACGGCGCGTGGAACTGCGCCCGGTGGCGCTGCCGGAACCGGGCGCGGTTCCCGAGCGGGACGCGTCGAAGCCGCTGGTGTACCTCACCCTCGGCACCGCGTTCGCCACCGCCGGCCTGCTCAGCACCGCCGTGCGGGCGCTCGCCGGGGTGGGCGCGCAGGTCGTGGTGTCGACCGGGCGGGTGCACCCGCAGGAGCTCGGCCCGCTGCCCGAGGGCGTCACGGCGCACGAGTGGGTGTCCCAGGGCGCGCTGCTGCCGCACGCCTCGGTCGTCGTGCACCACGGGGGCAGCGGCACCACGCTGGCCTCGCTGGCCACGGGTGTGCCGCAGCTGTTCCTGCCGCAGGGGGCGGACCAGTTCAGCAACGCCGACGCGGTCAGCGCCGCGGGCGCGGGCGTGGCGCTGCGCGGCGAGCAGGTGACGGCCGAGGCGATCACCGCGAGCGTGCGCAAGCTGCTGTCGCCCAAGGACGGGGCCGGACACCGGGAAGCCGCGCGGGCGATCGCCGAGGAGATCGCGGGGATGCCCGCGCCGAGTGAGGTCGCGCGACAGCTGCCGGAGCTGGCCGCGAGCTGA